A section of the Agarivorans litoreus genome encodes:
- a CDS encoding cytochrome c-type biogenesis protein — MMKPLQRFWAVLLLSLPVMAYAAISAHEFDNLEQEELFRELTRELRCPKCQNNNISDSNAGLAQDLREKTYQMVKSGSDKQEVLDYMVARYGNFVRYDPPLTPAVLTLWIAPILIMLIGGFTVWRLARRRKDAKPALDVAEQERLEQLIKQTEQEK; from the coding sequence ATGATGAAACCACTACAACGCTTTTGGGCTGTATTGCTGTTAAGCCTTCCTGTTATGGCCTACGCTGCGATTTCAGCTCACGAGTTTGATAACCTAGAACAAGAAGAGCTGTTTCGAGAGTTAACACGTGAGTTACGTTGCCCTAAATGTCAAAACAATAACATCTCAGATTCTAACGCAGGCTTAGCCCAAGATTTACGCGAGAAAACCTACCAAATGGTGAAGTCGGGTAGTGATAAACAAGAAGTATTGGATTATATGGTAGCGCGTTACGGCAACTTTGTGCGCTACGACCCGCCACTTACTCCAGCAGTGCTTACCCTTTGGATAGCGCCAATTCTGATTATGCTGATTGGTGGGTTTACTGTGTGGCGACTAGCCAGACGAAGAAAAGACGCAAAACCTGCGCTAGATGTGGCCGAACAAGAACGCCTTGAGCAGCTAATTAAACAAACGGAGCAAGAAAAATAA
- a CDS encoding heme lyase CcmF/NrfE family subunit: MIPELGHYALILSCALAILQSVYPLWGTTKNSVSLMKLARPLALAQFAFVTLSFVVLSYAFAINDFSVAYVANNSNSQLPVYFRLSAVWGAHEGSLLLWAMILSGWGAAVAMFSRGLPLDAVARVVAVMGMICVGFYLFILLTSNPFDRTLPFFPVDGQDLNPLLQDVGLIFHPPLLYMGYVGFSVAFAFAIAALMAGRLDSTWARWSRPWTMAAWIFLTLGISLGSWWAYYELGWGGWWFWDPVENASFMPWLVGTALLHSLAVTEKRGVFKSWTVLLAISAFSLSLLGTFLVRSGVLVSVHAFASDPARGLFILGFLLVVIGGSLLLFAIRGSQVKSRGTYSLFSRETFLLINNILLVAALVVVLLGTLLPLIHKEIGLGSISIGEAFFNRMFSWMIVPFAIALGIGPLLRWKRQDIRPLKSWLLALAAFSLLVPAALLAMLAPKFYALAYMALALSFWVISCTALEVYLRATHRHSFSKGLKVLSRSHWAMVLGHLGLAVTVIGVALTSHYSIERDLRLEPGDSVTFAAYSFHFKQVEPLVGPNYEGHVGVIDVYKDEHLATTLRAEKRFYRVQRNMMTEAAIDAGLWRDLYAAMGEQLPGGAWAVRLYYKPFIRWIWLGSIIMAIGGIFAMSDKRYRFKVKQQQLSGKPAVKSASSKSTDLAEEA, translated from the coding sequence ATGATCCCGGAACTTGGACATTACGCATTAATCCTATCTTGTGCGTTAGCTATATTACAGAGCGTATATCCCTTATGGGGAACGACTAAAAATAGCGTTTCTTTAATGAAACTTGCTCGGCCCTTAGCGTTGGCGCAATTTGCTTTTGTTACATTGTCATTTGTAGTATTGAGCTATGCATTTGCCATCAATGATTTCTCTGTTGCTTACGTGGCTAATAACTCAAACAGTCAATTGCCGGTATATTTCCGTTTATCTGCTGTGTGGGGCGCACATGAAGGTTCGTTGTTGTTGTGGGCGATGATCTTGTCGGGATGGGGCGCTGCAGTAGCAATGTTTAGCCGTGGCCTACCGCTTGACGCCGTTGCGCGGGTGGTGGCAGTAATGGGTATGATATGTGTAGGTTTTTACCTGTTCATCTTGCTTACTTCAAATCCCTTCGACAGAACTCTGCCATTTTTCCCGGTTGATGGACAAGATTTGAATCCTTTGTTGCAAGATGTTGGATTAATTTTCCACCCACCTCTTTTATACATGGGCTATGTTGGCTTTTCGGTGGCTTTTGCTTTTGCTATCGCCGCACTAATGGCTGGACGTTTAGACTCCACTTGGGCTCGTTGGTCGCGCCCTTGGACAATGGCTGCTTGGATTTTTCTTACCTTAGGTATTTCACTAGGAAGTTGGTGGGCTTACTACGAACTAGGCTGGGGCGGTTGGTGGTTCTGGGATCCAGTAGAAAATGCCTCATTCATGCCGTGGCTTGTGGGGACTGCGCTGCTGCATTCATTAGCGGTAACCGAAAAGCGGGGAGTATTTAAATCCTGGACGGTGTTACTGGCTATATCGGCGTTTTCTCTTAGCCTATTAGGAACCTTTTTAGTTCGCTCCGGCGTATTGGTGTCGGTGCATGCCTTCGCCAGCGATCCTGCTCGTGGTTTGTTTATTCTAGGCTTTTTATTAGTGGTGATTGGTGGCTCCTTATTGTTGTTTGCTATTCGTGGCTCACAGGTGAAAAGTCGCGGTACTTATAGTTTGTTTTCTCGCGAAACCTTCTTGTTAATCAACAACATCTTACTAGTGGCCGCCTTGGTGGTGGTATTGCTGGGTACTTTGTTGCCGCTTATTCATAAAGAAATTGGCCTAGGCAGTATCTCAATTGGTGAGGCCTTCTTTAATCGAATGTTCAGTTGGATGATTGTGCCTTTTGCGATTGCTTTGGGTATTGGTCCCCTGCTGCGTTGGAAGCGCCAAGATATTCGTCCTCTTAAAAGCTGGTTGTTGGCTTTAGCTGCATTTAGTTTGTTGGTGCCCGCTGCATTGTTAGCAATGCTAGCACCGAAGTTTTACGCTTTGGCCTACATGGCGCTTGCCTTATCGTTTTGGGTGATTAGCTGTACAGCTTTAGAAGTATATTTGCGTGCTACTCACCGTCATAGTTTCAGCAAAGGATTGAAAGTACTTAGTCGTTCTCATTGGGCAATGGTACTTGGCCATTTAGGTTTAGCGGTTACGGTAATAGGCGTGGCATTAACTAGCCATTACAGTATTGAACGTGATTTACGTTTAGAGCCTGGTGATTCGGTCACCTTTGCTGCGTACTCTTTCCACTTTAAACAGGTTGAGCCTTTAGTTGGTCCAAACTATGAAGGCCATGTTGGGGTGATAGACGTATATAAAGATGAGCACTTAGCAACAACCTTACGTGCAGAGAAACGCTTCTATCGGGTACAACGAAACATGATGACAGAAGCTGCCATTGATGCAGGCTTATGGCGTGACTTATATGCAGCAATGGGGGAGCAGCTTCCCGGTGGAGCTTGGGCAGTGCGCCTTTATTATAAGCCCTTCATTCGTTGGATTTGGCTAGGCTCAATTATTATGGCCATCGGCGGTATATTTGCCATGTCGGATAAACGCTATCGTTTCAAAGTTAAGCAACAGCAGTTAAGTGGCAAGCCAGCTGTGAAAAGTGCAAGTAGTAAAAGCACTGATTTGGCAGAGGAGGCTTAA
- the cysD gene encoding sulfate adenylyltransferase subunit CysD, giving the protein MENYNLTHLKALEAESIHIIREVAAEFDNPVMLYSVGKDSAVMLHLARKAFYPGKIPFPLLHVDTDWKFKEMIQFRDHMAKKYDFELLVHKNPEGLEMGIGPFTHGSAVHTDVMKTQGLKQALNKYQFDAAFGGARRDEEKSRAKERVYSFRDKNHRWDPKSQRPELWNTYNSKVNKGESIRVFPLSNWTELDIWQYIYLENIEIVPLYLSQVRPVVERDGTLIMVDDERMPVEEGEIQHKMVRFRTLGCYPLTGAVESEATTLPEVIQEMLLTKTSERQGRVIDHDSAGSMEKKKMEGYF; this is encoded by the coding sequence ATGGAAAATTATAACTTAACTCATCTTAAAGCATTAGAAGCCGAGAGTATCCATATCATCCGTGAAGTGGCGGCTGAATTTGACAACCCGGTAATGCTGTACTCTGTGGGTAAAGACTCCGCGGTAATGCTTCATTTAGCGCGTAAAGCTTTCTACCCAGGAAAAATACCTTTTCCATTGCTGCACGTAGATACTGACTGGAAATTTAAAGAAATGATTCAGTTTCGTGATCACATGGCAAAGAAGTATGATTTTGAATTGCTAGTGCATAAAAACCCTGAAGGGCTTGAAATGGGTATTGGCCCTTTCACTCACGGTAGTGCAGTGCACACCGATGTGATGAAAACTCAGGGCTTAAAGCAAGCTTTAAACAAGTATCAGTTTGATGCAGCTTTTGGTGGAGCGCGTCGTGATGAAGAGAAATCTCGGGCAAAAGAGCGAGTATATTCATTCCGCGATAAAAACCACCGTTGGGATCCAAAATCACAGCGTCCCGAACTTTGGAATACATATAACTCTAAAGTTAACAAAGGTGAAAGCATTCGCGTATTCCCATTGTCCAACTGGACCGAGTTAGATATTTGGCAATATATTTATTTAGAAAACATAGAAATTGTTCCGCTTTATTTATCGCAAGTGCGTCCAGTGGTTGAGCGTGATGGCACCTTAATCATGGTAGATGATGAGCGTATGCCCGTCGAAGAAGGGGAAATTCAGCACAAAATGGTACGTTTTCGCACCTTAGGTTGTTACCCACTTACCGGAGCCGTAGAGTCGGAAGCCACCACTTTGCCTGAAGTTATTCAAGAAATGCTGTTGACCAAAACCTCTGAGCGACAGGGTCGTGTGATTGACCATGATAGTGCAGGGTCAATGGAGAAGAAGAAGATGGAAGGCTACTTCTAA
- a CDS encoding DsbE family thiol:disulfide interchange protein: MNKRIFYFLLPLIAFLFMAVFLYRGLYSDATELESVLIGKPVPQFTLQDIYQQDKQHDAAIFKGEPLLLNVWATWCPTCRAEHTFLNSLAEQGVKIVGLNYKDDRIKAIKWLEQLGNPYQVNLYDGKGLLALDLGVYGAPETYFIDSQGVIRYRHVGDVNARNWQETLAPIFAGLD; this comes from the coding sequence ATGAATAAACGTATTTTTTATTTTTTACTGCCTCTTATTGCGTTCTTGTTTATGGCGGTGTTTTTGTATCGTGGCTTGTACAGTGACGCTACCGAGCTTGAGTCGGTATTAATAGGCAAGCCGGTTCCACAGTTCACCTTGCAAGATATTTATCAGCAAGATAAGCAGCACGATGCTGCGATTTTTAAGGGTGAACCCTTGTTGCTAAATGTTTGGGCTACCTGGTGTCCTACCTGTCGTGCAGAACATACCTTTCTGAATTCCTTGGCTGAACAGGGTGTTAAGATTGTTGGCTTAAATTACAAAGACGATCGAATTAAAGCGATTAAGTGGTTGGAGCAACTCGGTAACCCTTATCAAGTGAACTTGTACGATGGTAAAGGCCTGTTGGCCTTAGACCTAGGCGTGTACGGTGCACCCGAAACCTATTTTATCGATAGCCAAGGCGTGATTCGTTATCGCCATGTGGGCGACGTAAACGCACGTAATTGGCAAGAAACGCTTGCGCCAATATTTGCAGGGTTGGATTAA
- a CDS encoding MlaA family lipoprotein: protein MRKVVTAFLMFAVMLSTASTTMANEVEAFDEPYQDFSDPFEGFNRSMWNFNYNYLDKPLYRPVTHAYAEFIPFRIREAMNNVIRNLEEPASFANHLLQGKVERASNNLVRFLFNSSFGIFGIIDLMGLSGMPRDIEEFGDVMGFYGVPEGPYVMLPVLGPTTVRKEVGDWVDAFASPLTNLTFAEQVIRWGLDGLYKRASIIDQEPLIDNSLDSYTFVKDAYLQYRLYRFYNGKPPTSSKQDIDSALEDYLDELENY from the coding sequence GTGCGTAAAGTAGTTACAGCTTTTTTGATGTTTGCTGTTATGTTGTCTACTGCATCTACCACAATGGCTAATGAAGTAGAGGCTTTTGATGAGCCTTATCAAGACTTTTCCGATCCTTTCGAGGGCTTCAACCGAAGCATGTGGAACTTTAACTACAATTATCTAGATAAACCTCTTTATCGCCCTGTAACCCATGCATACGCAGAGTTTATTCCATTTCGTATTCGCGAAGCGATGAATAACGTTATTCGTAACTTAGAAGAGCCAGCCAGCTTTGCTAATCATTTACTGCAAGGAAAAGTAGAGCGAGCCTCCAATAATTTAGTTCGATTTCTGTTTAACTCAAGCTTTGGTATTTTTGGCATTATCGATTTAATGGGGCTTTCGGGAATGCCGCGTGATATTGAAGAATTTGGTGATGTAATGGGCTTCTACGGTGTGCCTGAAGGGCCTTATGTTATGTTACCTGTGCTTGGTCCTACAACTGTTCGCAAAGAAGTAGGTGATTGGGTTGATGCTTTTGCCTCCCCCCTTACTAACTTAACCTTTGCCGAGCAAGTTATTAGGTGGGGATTAGATGGTCTGTACAAGCGAGCATCTATCATTGATCAAGAACCGTTGATTGATAATTCGTTAGACAGTTACACCTTTGTGAAAGATGCTTACTTACAGTATCGCTTATACCGCTTCTACAATGGCAAGCCCCCAACGTCCTCAAAACAAGATATTGATTCAGCTTTAGAAGATTATTTAGACGAATTAGAAAATTATTAA
- a CDS encoding response regulator, which translates to MQERDNSPLYGISILVVEDEVVFRQQLLAFLTQKGAMVGAVGDGYEALKAISQQHYDIILMDLVMPRMNGVELLKHLDSFSGSVVVISGKSTMADLRKVLQLGASDFLVKPLINFNELTDTILANLSMANEHNLQMEFVEFDEHKAHFKANDAQASMVLNEILPENTQEIMGFFCHYRLTGQTLFPIIKQIDEHHVGFLVVDICLLGDEGVVAAVIINGFFQDMWNRFLVNDPTALQPSQALSTLNRIIKAADLRAPVACLYGVIEHDQVLFANAGLLEAPAPFDAAHPGMPLGLNADAHYLESIGKLSDIGFSLRFKNLADDRINLKLFPVN; encoded by the coding sequence GTGCAAGAGCGCGACAATAGCCCTTTATACGGGATTTCAATTTTAGTTGTAGAAGATGAAGTTGTATTTCGTCAGCAGTTACTTGCGTTTTTAACTCAAAAAGGCGCGATGGTAGGCGCTGTAGGCGATGGCTATGAAGCACTCAAAGCCATTAGTCAGCAGCATTACGACATCATTTTAATGGATCTTGTTATGCCTCGCATGAACGGGGTAGAACTACTTAAGCATTTAGATAGCTTTTCCGGAAGTGTAGTGGTTATTTCTGGTAAGAGCACCATGGCAGATTTACGTAAAGTGTTACAGTTAGGTGCCAGCGATTTCTTAGTTAAACCTCTCATAAACTTTAATGAGTTAACCGACACTATTCTTGCTAACTTGTCTATGGCGAATGAACACAACCTGCAAATGGAATTCGTGGAGTTTGATGAGCACAAAGCCCATTTTAAAGCGAATGATGCTCAAGCAAGTATGGTATTAAATGAAATCCTGCCTGAGAACACTCAAGAAATCATGGGGTTCTTTTGTCATTATCGCTTAACGGGGCAAACTTTATTTCCCATTATTAAACAAATTGACGAGCACCATGTAGGGTTTTTAGTCGTTGATATTTGCTTATTGGGTGATGAAGGGGTTGTTGCAGCCGTAATCATCAATGGCTTTTTCCAAGATATGTGGAATCGCTTTTTGGTTAACGATCCCACAGCACTTCAGCCTAGCCAAGCGCTTAGTACCCTTAATCGTATTATTAAAGCCGCAGACTTACGAGCGCCCGTTGCTTGTTTGTATGGGGTGATTGAACATGACCAAGTCTTGTTTGCCAATGCGGGCTTGCTAGAGGCACCCGCTCCCTTCGATGCAGCCCATCCAGGAATGCCTTTAGGTTTAAATGCAGATGCCCATTACTTAGAAAGCATTGGCAAACTGTCAGACATAGGTTTCAGCTTACGTTTTAAAAACTTGGCTGACGATCGCATCAATTTAAAACTCTTCCCAGTAAATTAG
- the ccmI gene encoding c-type cytochrome biogenesis protein CcmI: MTVFWLAAAVLTVLAVAVIVLPLWRQRDSRSVTQTELNKTLYKDRLIEIEQESDQGLAEDSSVLVSELQHNLLDDIPEELNNKQNTISPWVALPGVVFLVAISIGMYIKLGSAEKVQDWQTVVQKMPELSNKVLLGQGGEVSEQDLNDFALGLRTKLHNDPSDTRGWFLLAKVGQALNRLDIMTDAAEQAYRRDSESANIIAVYAQSLFYSGDPNEQARAERLLVLALQKDSSQLELWSLYAFMALEQQQFQLAIDRWERMLSLVDADSERYQMLQQSIEFAQAQIAQQQAPAAEQPPAVEQAVVENKPASGPSYSITVDVKEGLDVPGSSFLFVFAKSVNGPPMPLAAKKVAHPRFPVTVNLSDSDSMMEGLKLSQQGDFYITARLSYDNNVQTIEGDWEGRSSAISQGGEQAITLLIDTPL, translated from the coding sequence ATGACTGTATTTTGGTTGGCTGCTGCCGTTTTAACTGTGCTCGCTGTAGCTGTTATCGTGTTGCCATTGTGGCGACAAAGGGACAGCCGCTCGGTCACGCAAACCGAGCTAAATAAAACACTGTATAAAGACAGGTTGATAGAAATTGAGCAAGAGAGTGACCAAGGTTTGGCCGAAGATAGCTCAGTTTTAGTTAGCGAGTTACAACATAACTTGCTAGATGATATTCCTGAAGAGCTTAACAACAAACAAAACACTATTTCGCCCTGGGTAGCTTTGCCAGGTGTAGTGTTTTTAGTCGCCATTTCTATTGGTATGTATATCAAACTAGGCAGTGCAGAAAAGGTGCAAGATTGGCAAACCGTCGTGCAAAAAATGCCAGAGCTGAGTAACAAGGTGTTGCTTGGTCAAGGTGGTGAGGTAAGTGAACAAGACTTAAATGACTTTGCTTTAGGCTTACGTACAAAATTACATAACGACCCCAGTGATACCCGTGGTTGGTTTTTGTTAGCTAAAGTTGGCCAAGCACTAAATCGCTTAGATATTATGACCGACGCCGCAGAGCAAGCTTATCGTCGCGATTCAGAGAGTGCCAACATCATTGCCGTTTATGCGCAATCGCTATTTTATAGCGGCGACCCTAATGAACAAGCTAGAGCAGAGCGTCTCCTTGTACTGGCTTTACAAAAAGATTCTAGCCAGTTAGAGCTTTGGTCTTTGTACGCCTTTATGGCGCTTGAGCAACAGCAATTTCAATTGGCTATTGACCGTTGGGAGAGAATGTTAAGTTTAGTTGACGCCGACTCAGAGCGTTATCAGATGTTGCAGCAAAGTATCGAATTTGCGCAAGCGCAAATTGCTCAGCAGCAAGCGCCAGCCGCGGAGCAACCCCCGGCTGTTGAGCAAGCGGTGGTTGAAAACAAGCCAGCCAGTGGCCCTAGCTACAGCATCACTGTAGATGTTAAAGAGGGTTTAGACGTACCGGGTTCTAGTTTCTTATTTGTATTTGCTAAATCAGTAAACGGTCCACCAATGCCTTTGGCCGCAAAAAAAGTGGCACATCCGCGTTTTCCTGTAACGGTGAATTTGTCGGACAGCGATAGCATGATGGAAGGCCTAAAGCTCTCTCAACAGGGCGATTTTTATATTACCGCACGCTTATCTTACGACAATAATGTGCAAACCATTGAAGGTGATTGGGAAGGGCGATCTTCTGCTATTTCTCAGGGCGGAGAACAAGCAATAACTTTGCTTATAGATACACCCTTATAA